The following nucleotide sequence is from Hyla sarda isolate aHylSar1 unplaced genomic scaffold, aHylSar1.hap1 scaffold_1079, whole genome shotgun sequence.
CCAAGAGAGAGACCTGACCCGAGAGAGAGACCTGACCCAAGAGAGAGACCTGACCCGAGAGAGAGACCTGACCACAGAGAGAAACCTGATCCGAGAGAGAGACCTGACCTGAGAGacctgacctgagagagagacctgacccgagagagagacctgacctgagagagagacctgaccCAAGAGAGAGAGACCTGACCCGAGAGAGAGACCTGACCCGAGAGAGAGACCTGACCCAAGAGAGAGACCTGACCTGAGTGAGACCTGACCCAAGAGAGAGACCTGACCCAAGAGAGAGACCTGACCCAAGAGAGAGACCTGACCCGAGAGAGAGACCTGACCCAAGAGAGAGACCTGACCTGAGAGAGACCTGACCCGAGAGAGAGACCTGACCTGAGAGAGACCTGACCCAAGAGAGAGACCTGACCCAAGAGAGAGACCTGACCCAAAGAGAGCCCTGAACCGAGAGAGAGACCTGAACCTAGATAGAGACCTGAACCGAGAGGGACCTGACTCAAGAGAGAGACCTGAACCGTGAGAGAGACCTGAACCGAGAGAGAGACCTGAACCGAGAGAGAGACCTGACCCGAGAGGGAGCCCTGACCCGAGAGAGAGACCTGACCCGAGAGGGAGCCCTGACCCGGAGAGACCTGCACCATGGGTGAGTCCTGTGTCGTCCTCTTCTACCATCTGTGGAGGCCGCTCATTGGTCAGATCCGCTGTGGTGTGCGCAGGCGGTGgagactgggggagatttataaaaacccgtccagagcaaaagttgctgagttgcccatagcaaccaatcagatcgctgctttcattttgaaaacaatttttcctctagacaggttttgataaatctcccccttggagcCGTCTCACAGAGAAGCATAATCTCTCTATagggggtatatagcagtagtatacgtcctgtgctcctatatggcggtatatagcagtagtatatgtcctgtgctcctatatggggtatatagcagtagtatatgtcctgtgctcctatatggttgtatatagcagtagtatatgtcctgtgctcctatatggttgtatatagcagtagtatatgtcctgtgctcctatagtggggtatatagcagtagtatatgtcctgtgctcctatatggcggtatataacagtagtctatgtcctgtgctcctatatggggtatatagcagtagtatatgtcctgttctcctatatggtggtatatagtagtagtatatgtcctgtgctcctatatggtggtatatagcagtagtctatgtcctgttctcctatatggtggtatatagtagtagtatatgtcctgtgctcctatatggggtatatagcagtagtatatgtcctgttctcctatatggtggtatatagtagtagtatatgtcctgtgctcctatatggggtatatagcagtagtctatgtcctgtgctcctatatggtggtatttagcagtagtatatgtcctgtgctcctatatggtggtatatagcagtagtctatgtcatgtgctcctatatggtggtatatagcagtagtatatgtcctgtgctcctatatggtggtatatagcagtagtatatgtcctgtgctcctatatggtggtatatagcagtagtctatgtcctgttctcctatatggtggtatatagtagtagtatatgtcctgtgctcctatatggggtatatagcagtagtctatgtcctgtgctcctatatggtggtatttagcagtagtatatgtcctgtgctcctatatggtggtatatagcagtagtctatgtcatgtgctcctatatgggggtatatagcagtagtatatgtcctgtgctcctatatggtggtatatagcagtagtatatatcctgtactcctatatggtggtatatagcagtagtctatgttctgtgctcctatatggtggtatatagcagtagtctatgtcctgtgctcctatatgggggtatatagcagtagtatatgtcctgtgctcctatatggtggtatatagcagtagtcaatgtcctgtgctcctatatggtgttatatagcagtagtatatatcctgtgctcatatatggtggtatatagcagtagtatatgtcctgtgctcctatatggtggtatatagcagtagtatatgtcctgtgctcatatatggtggtatatagcagtagtctatgtcctgtgctcctatatgggggtatatagcagtagtatatgtcctgtgctcctatatggtggtatatagcagtagtctatgtcctgtgctcctatatggtggtatatagcagtagtatatgtcctgtgctcctatatggtggtatatagcagtagtatatgtcctgtgctcctatatgggggtatatagcagtagtctatgtcctgtgctcctatatgatagtatatagcagtagtctatgtcctgtgctcctatatgatggtatatagcagtagtctatgtcctgtgctcctatatggaggtatatagcagtagtatatgtcctgtgctcctatatggtggtatatagcagtagtatatgtcctgtactcctatatggtggtatatagcagtagtatatgtcctgtgctcctatatggtggtatatagcagtagtctatgtcctgtgctcctatatggtggtatatagcagtaatatatGTCCTGTGTTCCTATAtgagggtatatagcagtagtatatgtcctgtgctcctatatggtggtatatagcagtagtgtaTGTCCTgtactcctatatggtggtatatagcagtagtctatgtcctgtactcctatatggtggtatatagcagtagtctatgtcctgtgctcctatatggtggtaaatagcagtagtatatgtcctgtgctcctatatggtggtatatagcagtagtatatgtcctgtgctcctatatggtggtatatagcagtagtctatgtcgtgtgctcctatatggtggtatatagcagtagtctatgtcctgtgctcctatatggggtatatagcagtagtatatatcctgtgctcccatatggggtatatagcagtagtatatatcctgtgctcccatatggggtatatagcagtagtatatatcctgtgctcctatgtggtggtatatagcagtagtatatgtcctgtgctcctatatggtggtatatagcagtagtatatgtcctgtgctcctatatggggtatataacagtagtatatgtcctgtactcctatatggtggtatatagcagtagtctatgtcctgtgctcctatatggtggtatatagcagtagtctatgtcctgtgctcctatatggtggtatatagcagtagtctatgtcgtgtgctcctatatggtggtatatagcagtagtccatgt
It contains:
- the LOC130300438 gene encoding uncharacterized protein LOC130300438 — translated: MVQVSPGQGSLSGQVSLSGQGSLSGQVSLSVQVSLSVQVSLTVQVSLLSQVPLGSGLYLGSGLSLGSGLSLGQVSLLGQVSLLGQVSLRSGLSLGSGLSQVRSLSWVRSLSRVRSLSWVRSLSWVRSLSWVRSHSGQVSLLGQVSLSGQVSLSGQVSLSWVRSLSQVRSLSRVRSLSQVRSLRSGLSLGSGFSLWSGLSLGSGLSLGSGLSLGSGLSLGSGLSLGSGLYLGSGLSLRSGLSRIRSLSGQVSLSGQVSLSGQVSLSGQVSLGSGLSRVRSLSGVRSLSGQVSYNCSLFSSRRGLIFFLT